A stretch of the Rosa rugosa chromosome 5, drRosRugo1.1, whole genome shotgun sequence genome encodes the following:
- the LOC133711901 gene encoding uncharacterized protein LOC133711901 encodes MAIDEVPPPPPKSGKSVATSGSSYSDSSKSDISNPYFTHHSDRLGLILVSKSLNEDNYSGWKRAMTLALNSKNKLGFVNGSSKAPSEEADPEGCATWLRCNDMVHSWIVNTVNSEIADTIIYYPTAHKVWEYLRERFSQGNAPRIFEIQRDIASLRQEQLSVSTYYRRLKSLWD; translated from the coding sequence ATGGCCATCGATGAAGTCCCACCACCACCTCCTAAATCCGGAAAATCAGTTGCCACCTCTGGTTCATCATATTCAGATTCTTCAAAATCTGATATCTCCAATCCTTATTTCACTCATCACTCGGATCGTCTGGGATTAATTCTAGTCTCCAAATCCTTAAACGAAGACAACTACTCTGGTTGGAAAAGAGCTATGACATTGGCCTTAAATTCCAAGAACAAGCTCGGGTTTGTCAATGGATCAAGCAAGGCTCCTTCAGAAGAAGCTGATCCAGAAGGGTGTGCGACTTGGTTGCGATGTAACGACATGGTCCATTCCTGGATTGTCAATACTGTCAATTCAGAAATCGCTGACACTATTATCTATTATCCTACTGCTCATAAAGTATGGGAATATCTTCGTGAGCGATTTTCACAAGGTAATGCACCTCGTATCTTTGAGATTCAGCGAGATATCGCTTCTCTTCGGCAAGAACAATTATCAGTCTCTACCTACTACAGAAGATTGAAGAGTTTATGGGATTAA
- the LOC133711900 gene encoding UPF0481 protein At3g47200-like → MGRGGRNTSNYGFRSVTFFGTDYSFVFSREIKTSEMVEPTVQSEQIENAPVLFSQEWCIYRVPSQLRNVDEAAYTPQTLSIGPFHHGNPKLRDMVAHKNKYYELFCRRSGKSEDELRSFMMDHRETVLNCYAGTINCDIDFLKLILVDACFIIELFLTNSEQEQHCAHYYILRSPWLRKTVERDLILLENQLPYFLLQKLYDFAIPTFPNGHLGNGDQAQGHAHKDSTNSQQCCFPCFRPGDFQENPIQSEPIQHGFLELTCKFFKAYTKGKSVRNGFEPKHFTDLVRHFLCPYKELLWVKNYDQPVKIKYHATKLKVAGVKFVPLREPFVIKEDPVLTFNSACLAHKELKLTRLWAEYEAGCIFRNTMALEQLMYPEKPYICSYFSLMNQLINSEEDVGVLIEDGVIFNLLGSNKAVVNMISSLCEQIKEDHSCYSEICQDLNSHYKTVWYHPLVGQLGPAKYVQVVDPLLSSQLDSGD, encoded by the exons ATGGGGCGAGGGGGAAGGAATACCAGCAATTATGGTTTTAGGAGTGTCACATTCTTTGGCACTGATTATAGTTTCGTTTTCTCCAGGGAAATAAAGACTTCGGAAATGGTAGAACCAACTGTTCAGAGCGAACAAATAGAGAATGCACCCGTATTGTTCTCGCAGGAATGGTGTATCTATAGGGTTCCCAGCCAGCTCCGCAATGTAGATGAAGCAGCATACACTCCTCAAACACTTTCAATAGGGCCTTTCCACCATGGAAATCCAAAACTGAGGGACATGGTGGCCCATAAGAACAAATATTATGAGTTGTTTTGCAGACGTTCTGGGAAAAGTGAGGATGAGCTAAGGAGCTTCATGATGGATCATCGAGAAACAGTTCTAAATTGTTATGCCGGTACCATTAATTGTGACATCGACTTTTTGAAACTCATCCTAGTTGACGCCTGCTTCATAATTGAACTCTTTTTGACTAATTCTGAACAAGAACAACATTGTGCACATTATTATATACTGAGATCACCGTGGCTGAGGAAAACGGTGGAGAGGGACCTGATACTGTTGGAAAATCAGCttccttattttcttcttcaaaagcTATATGACTTTGCCATACCTACCTTTCCCAATGGCCATCTTGGCAATGGAGACCAAGCACAAGGACATGCTCATAAAGATAGCACCAACAGTCAGCAATGCTGCTTCCCTTGCTTCCGGCCCGGTGATTTTCAAGAGAACCCCATCCAATCTGAACCTATTCAACATGGCTTTCTTGAACTTACCTGTAAGTTTTTTAAGGCATACACTAAGGGAAAATCTGTCAGGAATGGATTTGAGCCGAAACACTTCACTGATTTGGTTAGACACTTTCTATGTCCATACAAGGAACTGTTGTGGGTAAAAAATTATGATCAGCCCGTCAAAATTAAATACCATGCAACAAAGCTGAAGGTTGCAGGAGTGAAGTTTGTGCCACTTAGAGAACCATTTGTTATAAAGGAAGACCCTGTGTTGACGTTTAACTCAGCATGTTTGGCACATAAGGAGTTGAAGCTTACAAGACTTTGGGCAGAGTATGAGGCAGGATGCATTTTTCGAAACACCATGGCCTTGGAACAACTTATGTATCCAGAAAAGCCTTATATTTGCAG TTATTTTTCGCTGATGAATCAACTCATTAACTCTGAGGAAGATGTGGGTGTTCTGATTGAGGATGGAGTAATCTTCAACTTGCTAGGCAGCAACAAAGCAGTGGTAAACATGATTAGTTCCTTGTGTGAGCAGATTAAGGAGGATCACTCCTGCTATAGTGAGATCTGTCAAGACCTTAATAGTCATTATAAGACAGTTTGGTACCACCCCTTG gttggacagttGGGACCAGCTAAATATGTTCAGGTTGTTGACCCCTTGCTCTCGAGCCAGTTGGACTCCGGTGATTAG